The stretch of DNA ATGAGGAAAAATGAAAATTTTCTTCCTCATCCAGGAAATGAGGAAAAATCTTTTTTTGATCGTGTAAGAGAAATGTTCTCCTAATTTTTTTAAATTAATAGACAAAATTTTTTACGGAAATAGTAGTACATAATATAATTTATGCAAAAAGTTGTTGTAGGACTCTCTGGTGGAGTAGATTCAAGTGTAGCAGCTTTAATTCTAAAAAGAAAAGGATATAAGGTAATTGGATTATTTATGCATAATTGGGAAGATACTATTTATAGTAATCAATGTTCCTGGAAAGAGGATAGTATTGATGCTATGTTAGTTGCTGAACAATTAAATATACCTTTTCAAATAGTAGAAATGAAAAAAGAATATAAAAAACATGTGATTGACTATATGTTTAATGAATATAAATTAGGAAAAACTCCTAATCCAGATATATTATGTAATAAAAAAATTAAATTCTCTATTTTTTTAGAAAAAGCTATTGATTTAGGAGCTGATTTTATTGCTACTGGACATTATGTAAATAATGAAAAAATTCTAAAAAATAAAAAAATAATTCATCGTCTTTTAACTGGAAAAGATCCTTATAAAGATCAATCATATTTCTTATGTCAATTAAATCAATACCAATTAAGAAAATCTATTTTTCCATTAGGAGGACTTATGAAAAGTCAAGTACGAAAAATAGCAGAAAAAAATAGATTATATAATGCTTATAAAAAAGAATCTCAAGGCTTATGTTTCGTAGGAAAAATTGATTTATCTAAATTTCTTAGGCAAGAAATTTTTTCAAAAAAAGGAGACATAATATATATCGATTCTAATGCTCCAATTTATTATAAAAAAAATGAATC from Blattabacterium cuenoti encodes:
- the mnmA gene encoding tRNA 2-thiouridine(34) synthase MnmA: MQKVVVGLSGGVDSSVAALILKRKGYKVIGLFMHNWEDTIYSNQCSWKEDSIDAMLVAEQLNIPFQIVEMKKEYKKHVIDYMFNEYKLGKTPNPDILCNKKIKFSIFLEKAIDLGADFIATGHYVNNEKILKNKKIIHRLLTGKDPYKDQSYFLCQLNQYQLRKSIFPLGGLMKSQVRKIAEKNRLYNAYKKESQGLCFVGKIDLSKFLRQEIFSKKGDIIYIDSNAPIYYKKNESFSSLEEKLFFLSRKKKYKKSDGKVIGHHDGAQFFTKGQRKRISLGGYKEPLFVIETDIKKNIVYTGMGKEHPGLYNKFLFISEENIHWIREDLIMHKGDKMDVTCRIRYRQPLQKSKLYKLTKGMLVEFDKMQCAIMEGQFAVWYLGKELIGSGIIS